GCTATACTTCATGCTCTTGTGATtcctttgtagatttttattaaatcagtcaaaGAAATGGTTTGCATATATCTACCGCATTATGTGGAAAAACAAGATTTCCTGAAATAGGAGGCTGATATGGCTTCTTTGTGGATCTTCATTCTTAACCACTTTTTGTGAATGGAGAACCTGTTCATATCATTACAGTGATTGCATCACTTCTCTTTCCTTCATTGTTTTATGTTAATTTTGCTAGTCttatagaataatccgaagggTTTATAACTTTCTATtcatgtttattaagacgttagCCTAGTGCCTTTTGCAATTAGGTATTTGTATTTGTTTCTTAACCTTGTTATTTGTTCAAATTATCCAGTCTTTGGTTCTCTAGTTACTCATCCTCTTTTCCCCTGTTTAACTACTTTTATTTGGAAGCAGACAAACACAGACGAGGTCAGCGATTTTGACGAGCTTTCTAACATGCAGATCGAGTGCTTCAGAGCAGGGACATATTTAAGGTTTGAGTTCCATGACGTTCCATTTGAGATGGTTAAAAATCATGATCCCTGTCAGCCTATTCTTGTTGGAGGCATCACTGTTGAGGAAGCAAAAGTtggatatatgcaggttattataCTTCAATATTTGATAGTAAAGTATTTTTGGGACACTTTATGTCTGTTCACTACTGTAAGCCCTTATGAATACTGTTTTCTCTTCTAGGTGAAACTTGAGCCACATAGTTGGCATATGAAGTTATTGAAGTCAAAGGACCCTATCATTGTTTCAGTTGGTTGGAGGCGGTACCAGACAAGGCCAATTTATATGCTGGAAGATTGCCATGGTAGAAATCGAGTGCTCAAATACACCCTGGAAGACATGCCCTGTCTTGCAACGTTTTGGGGCCCTCTTGCACCTGCCGGTACTGAACTTGCTGTTGTACAAAGTCTGGCAGATAACAAGGTctgatgtatttttttttaagttaATAATCCATATAATTCGATTTTGGTTAACGTAAAAAGTGTTGTAATTATTTTATACTCCTTGATAATTCCTTGATAAGAATGTTATCGTTCAATTATTccctggatttttattttatttgctgattacattgtaaTTGGATTCCAGACTGCATTTCGGATTTTAGCTAAGGCTTCTGTGCAagaatttaaccatgaaatgaagATGGTGAAGAAGCGCAAGCGGATAGGAACTCCATATAAGATATTCAAGAAAACTGCTCTTATAAAGGATATGTTCACATCGGATCTCGAAATTGCTAATTTCAAGGATGCAAAAATTCAGACTGCACGAGGAATATCTGGGATGGTTGATAAGGTTAGTGTGGCAAGTGTTCGTATTTATCTTCTCTAATGTGCATCTAAATTGTGTTTACTGTTAAGCTAGCGAAATTTATGAACCCACGAAATTCCTTTGACTATTTCTGTGTGGTCTACAGTAGTTTGTTCACATAGTTGTGTTTTAGAGTTCGAGACCTTCATTAATGTGTTAAAATAACCAATAACTATTACCCTGAGTGAATGCCTAAACCTCCAAACTGTATGCTCTTATTTTGGATCCTTCTGTTGTATATTGTGTTCGAAGCAGCAATTTCTTTGCTAGTTTTGTTTGTTTCTGATTGTATTCTTTAACGGGCAGCCTGCAGGGAAAAGTCTTACTCGTGGACTAGAAGGGATTGCAAAATGCACATTTAAGCATAAAATTCGCAAGCGTGATACCATTTTCATGCATGTATATGAACAAGTTGAGGTTCCTCGCTTCTTCAACCCCATAATGAGAGGTCCAGAACCACCTGACCGTATTTGGCATGGCGTGGTTGATACTTATGAGCGTACTCGAGCTATTGATCTCTGTGTGCCTGCTAACTTGGAATCTTACTACAAGGTTTTTGTTATACTGTGGATTCAGTGATCTACCAAGTTAACAGCTTTAAATATCTAATTGTAATTTGGTTTATAATATTATTATTCTTTTTGCAGACGCATATCAATCCGTTCGGTACCAGGGATCTCGAATTCTATTCGAGGTGGCCGCGTTTGATGGTGGCATTAAGGCGTGCTACTTCGGAGGAAGACAAGCTATCTATAAAGCGCCAGATTGAAGACTGGAAGATTGCACGCGATGAGAGACAGAGAGAAAGGGAATTAGAGGCCGCTGCTCCGAGGCGCCAGACGGTTGAACAAATTCGTGCTGTTCGTTTTATTGAGGTGAAAACTGAACTTGGCGGTGTGCGCTTTCTGGTTTAACTCGATGTTAGTTAATCGTATGTGACTTGATTGATATACTATTTATTTAACAGAAACGGAAGGAAACCGGGAAACAGTCGGGGTTGATTTCGGAGGAATCATTGAGGCACCTAACCAAAGGCCTGATAAAGGAATTCAGAGActatgaaaaagagaaaaagaggcATCTATCGTTATAGCGGTTTTGTTAAGACAATGGAATTAGGATGGCCAGCTCTAGCCTGTTGGTTGATATCACTTATCAACACTGCTATTAACCTCTGTTGATATAAATTTGAAGTCATGACTCTAGTTACAGTTTGCCATTAATCCTTATCCTCTGAAGCTTCTTGGAGAGCTGCTGGAGCTTGTTCAGAAATCAATACTTAAGAGCAAGAAATCTAAAAACTACAATGGAAAATTGTGcgcacaaaaagaaaagaaaaagcttCTTCAAATATAATATCAACAGACCTTCCCAATCAATACAGTGGCAATTAATTGTCCCGTGTATAACCTTCCCAATTGGCTTTGAGCCTCCCTCTGGTAATATCAACAATGCAACAGCTCTCGACTTGCATCACTATGAAAACTAAAGGAGCTTATATTACCCATGACAGTGAGAATATTACACACGCAAAAAACCCAACGGgccaaaattaaataattattacaGATTTCAACTTTTTTGAGAATCAAAAGGTGAACAACATTGCGCTTGCATATAACATCAGACGAGCACATCACAGCACTAACTTTCACCCTTCAGACTTCTCCTTTTGTTAGCATGCATTCTCTACCATAAATTTCGCCGCATTAACCATCTTTGTACCACTCATTTCCATCATGTGGCATAGACCTTCTATCATTAAGTACTTAAGCCTTAGCTGGCATATTGGTTCGATATTATGGTCCTGTAAGTGGAAATGAAACTTTGGTAAGCAAAACATTAAAGGCTGAACCTGAAGGTTTGTTCTTCCGTGCCCACTCCTGTGCCTGAAGACCCTGCAAGTTGAAGAAATATAAAGATAAAGCAAACCATCAGTCTTTTACTCTTTCCATTTTGGTTTTAGGTGGATGGTAAAGAACAAAGAAACTGAAACATGATGCCGTAAACTAGTGTTTTCTTCAATAAGTTAGCATCGTATACCTGGTGGAAATGAGCAGGGTCAGCAACTGAAATCCAGTCCCATGCTGCAAGATACTTGGAACAATCAACTAACACCCAAATCTTCTAACATGGAACATTTCAGACTTGGTGAGATCGCCAAGGCCAATAGTAAGATGCAACAAGTCTCAGGATTTACCTGAGCATTTTGATGACCAACAAGAAAGTTGTGACGCATCTCCGCAATTGAATCCGACTTTGTTGTGACCGAGGGCCTTGTCAGGTAGATAGGACCTGAGACAGAAACTGTTGAACTGAAGGATTTTGTGGGTGGGTCATTTTTGCTGCTGGTGTTGCTCAAATAAGGTTAACTCCTCCGGCGTCTCCCACTACAATAGATGCACATTCAGAGACATAAGATCATTTCCACAAGTTAGGAGGTGCAAAACCATATCATAAAACATACTATGAAAATTAATATAATAAGGCAAAGAGAATAATAAAGAAAATGTTACCTGGCTCACACTTGTTACACTGTTATAGAAGTAGTACTTATACTCTGAGTACTGTCCAATTACAAGGAGGAAGTGCAACCTGCCTACCAAGGAGTTGTTGTGGAAGACCCAGGCACAGCTGCTGCAGTAGCAAGactgttgcaaactgtctgcCTTTGAGGAATGTTTCAAGCTGGATTTGCTCAATCTTTGGTTTCCGTCCTTAAATGTTTTGGATTCGCTGTGTTTTTTAAACAAATATACATAAATAGGTCTGTCCAGATATAACATCTACAAAGATTTTCATGATTGTTCAAGACAGCAGCACTAGAGTAAGCATTTGAACTGTCCCCTCCTGAACAAAACATCATTAAACGAAGCAAAATTAGTACTAGTGGCGATTTCATGCAATGTCAACAGACGATTCTTTAAGAATATTCACGCATCTCTGTTTCAAGTTAAATTTTTTATATGCTCAACATTCAGCAAAGCACATAATTTACATGGCTCAAAATCATACTTGTAGAaagaaggtatttaacttcaaaaTTGATAATTTGGTAAAAAATGTAAGAATGACAACAAATTATAGAAATACCGAAAGTCTTGAAAGATATCAAATACTAAACATACACAACTAGAAGAATTACTAGATTTTTACCAACAAATAAGAAGCACAAACTCATCAAAACCGTACTTTTAATCATTGTACTACGATACACAAGGCGAGCATGTATTGTTGAAAACAAATGACTAGCAACTGAAAACATGATACTCATTCAGAGATGCAAGAAACAAGAATATTATCACAAATTTACACttagattaatttttgaatcagcTTTCGATGTTCCTTAAATATGTACCTAAACATACTAAGAAATGTACAGCACAGTGTACAATGTTGACTAATTTTTGACCACTTTCACGAATTTCTTTTCTTCCTATAGTTACCATCAGTAAATTTCCGCGAGACTCAAAGATGGTTTCACTGAGGATCTAACTAACTAGTTCTGTTGTTCTTTCACAAATTATCCAGTTCAGCAGAATCACTTGATTCTGGTAACAgtggaaaaaaaatatcaaagggTAAAATTCTACAGGTTCTGCTATTCTTTCACTAGGGAGCATATGTTACATAGTCTACCTAATCTATCTtttggttattaattgattgcttcAAAACTTCATACCAAGTAAAACTAAAATATTTTATGCATCATCCTATATTCAGAGAATGATGAAGAGTTCACTTTTTCATTAT
This sequence is a window from Papaver somniferum cultivar HN1 unplaced genomic scaffold, ASM357369v1 unplaced-scaffold_2354, whole genome shotgun sequence. Protein-coding genes within it:
- the LOC113340792 gene encoding ribosome biogenesis protein BMS1 homolog, which encodes MQIECFRAGTYLRFEFHDVPFEMVKNHDPCQPILVGGITVEEAKVGYMQVKLEPHSWHMKLLKSKDPIIVSVGWRRYQTRPIYMLEDCHGRNRVLKYTLEDMPCLATFWGPLAPAGTELAVVQSLADNKTAFRILAKASVQEFNHEMKMVKKRKRIGTPYKIFKKTALIKDMFTSDLEIANFKDAKIQTARGISGMVDKPAGKSLTRGLEGIAKCTFKHKIRKRDTIFMHVYEQVEVPRFFNPIMRGPEPPDRIWHGVVDTYERTRAIDLCVPANLESYYKTHINPFGTRDLEFYSRWPRLMVALRRATSEEDKLSIKRQIEDWKIARDERQRERELEAAAPRRQTVEQIRAVRFIEKRKETGKQSGLISEESLRHLTKGLIKEFRDYEKEKKRHLSL